One part of the Vicia villosa cultivar HV-30 ecotype Madison, WI linkage group LG6, Vvil1.0, whole genome shotgun sequence genome encodes these proteins:
- the LOC131609248 gene encoding uncharacterized protein LOC131609248: MTRGNQREKDRERAQSRVGGSKGKPVKGDGLTPEQRRERDAKALQEKTAKKAAQDAAGNNAGGSKK; the protein is encoded by the exons ATGACT CGCGGTAACCAGAGAGAGAAAGATCGTGAAAGGGCTCAATCTAGAGTCGGTGGTTCTAAGGGAAAACCAGTAAAGGGTGATGGGTTGACCCCTGAACAGCGTAGAGAAAG GGATGCGAAGGCTCTGCAGGAGAAGACAGCTAAGAAAGCTGCTCAGGATGCTGCAGGGAATAATGCTGGTGGAAGCAAGAAATAG